A stretch of Chryseobacterium viscerum DNA encodes these proteins:
- a CDS encoding c-type cytochrome, with protein sequence MKKNVLKITAVLGLTTVLLNSCGPKENTPLVYFPDMYFPVAYDPLMKAQDAYSDHENEIPAFVKNSGATGLSPVEGSVSQNKDGVFEESLLPKNVDEYNAGYDASKKLTVSPLNPANAAKDIERGKILFDHTCAACHGTGGDGQGPIVQSGAFSGVPNYADREITVGSVHYVLTNGRNAMGSYAGQLNAGDRWRVALYVMSAFKKGAAAPAAATAAAPATTETTTETKK encoded by the coding sequence ATGAAAAAGAATGTATTAAAAATTACAGCAGTTTTAGGTTTAACAACGGTTTTACTTAACTCTTGCGGACCAAAGGAGAATACTCCGCTGGTATATTTCCCGGACATGTATTTTCCGGTAGCTTATGATCCATTGATGAAAGCACAGGATGCTTATTCAGATCATGAAAATGAAATTCCTGCTTTTGTTAAAAATAGTGGTGCAACAGGTCTTTCTCCGGTAGAAGGATCAGTTTCTCAAAATAAAGATGGCGTTTTTGAAGAAAGCTTACTACCTAAAAATGTTGACGAGTACAACGCTGGGTATGATGCTTCTAAAAAACTTACAGTATCTCCTCTAAACCCAGCTAATGCAGCTAAGGATATTGAAAGAGGAAAAATATTGTTTGATCACACTTGTGCGGCATGTCACGGAACAGGAGGTGATGGACAAGGACCTATCGTGCAAAGTGGGGCATTCTCTGGAGTACCTAACTATGCAGACAGAGAAATTACTGTAGGATCTGTTCATTATGTATTAACAAACGGTAGAAATGCAATGGGATCTTATGCGGGACAATTGAATGCAGGAGACAGATGGAGAGTAGCATTGTATGTGATGAGTGCTTTCAAAAAAGGAGCAGCAGCACCGGCAGCAGCTACAGCGGCGGCACCAGCAACAACTGAAACGACTACCGAAACTAAAAAATAA
- the ribH gene encoding 6,7-dimethyl-8-ribityllumazine synthase — MATVNLSDYKPLHITNAEDFSIGIVFSEWNDFVTYNLRDAALEILEKEGVKPENIKLFPVPGAFELNYASMQLCKERKYDAVISIGCVIRGETPHFDYVCSAVAQGIKDCNIMTDTPTIFCVLTDDTKEQSIARSGGDLGNKGVEAAVTALRMIDFKKKLSDKKGNIGFGHS; from the coding sequence ATGGCAACAGTTAATCTTTCCGATTACAAGCCACTTCATATAACTAATGCCGAAGATTTTTCTATCGGCATTGTTTTTTCTGAGTGGAATGATTTTGTAACGTACAATCTTCGTGATGCAGCTTTGGAAATCCTTGAAAAAGAAGGGGTAAAACCTGAAAACATCAAACTTTTCCCTGTTCCCGGAGCTTTTGAACTCAACTATGCAAGCATGCAGCTTTGCAAAGAGAGAAAATATGATGCAGTAATTTCTATTGGATGTGTGATCCGCGGGGAAACTCCTCATTTTGATTATGTATGTTCTGCCGTGGCACAGGGAATCAAAGACTGTAACATTATGACGGACACCCCTACTATTTTCTGCGTACTAACAGATGACACTAAAGAGCAGTCTATCGCAAGAAGCGGTGGTGACCTTGGAAACAAAGGTGTTGAAGCAGCTGTTACCGCTTTAAGAATGATTGATTTCAAAAAGAAATTATCTGATAAAAAAGGAAATATCGGTTTTGGACATTCTTAA
- a CDS encoding neutral zinc metallopeptidase translates to MKWTDDRGGNVDDRRGSGGGSGGMIVGGGLGTLIIAAIVFFLGGDPSGILNSGSMQPSRNPGEQRELTTGEKQIGEMVKMMDAWNSQTWNQIFTENGMTYTDPGIVLFENTTSSACGTAQSAMGPFYCPADQKVYMDMSFFGELQQKFGAKVTEFTVAYVLAHEVGHHVQTLLGTTQKVDQLRRSGRYSEEQMNRVSVATELQADFYAGVWAKRTNESKHILEPGDIESAIDAAEAVGDDNIQKRGQGYVNQESFTHGSSAQRKEWFMKGYNTGDIRQGDTFNQLLK, encoded by the coding sequence ATGAAATGGACAGACGACAGAGGCGGAAACGTTGATGACCGCCGTGGTTCCGGAGGTGGAAGTGGTGGTATGATTGTAGGTGGAGGACTTGGAACTTTAATTATAGCAGCCATTGTATTCTTTTTGGGAGGTGATCCATCCGGTATTTTGAATTCCGGCAGTATGCAGCCTTCTAGAAATCCGGGAGAACAAAGAGAGCTTACAACCGGTGAAAAACAAATCGGGGAAATGGTAAAAATGATGGATGCATGGAATAGCCAGACGTGGAATCAGATTTTCACAGAAAATGGAATGACCTATACTGATCCGGGTATTGTTCTTTTTGAAAACACAACTTCTTCAGCATGTGGTACAGCCCAATCTGCCATGGGGCCATTCTATTGTCCGGCTGATCAGAAAGTTTATATGGATATGAGTTTTTTTGGTGAACTTCAGCAAAAATTCGGAGCTAAAGTAACGGAATTTACGGTAGCCTATGTTCTTGCCCATGAAGTAGGCCACCATGTTCAGACTCTTTTAGGAACTACTCAGAAAGTAGATCAGCTAAGAAGAAGCGGAAGATATTCTGAAGAACAGATGAACAGAGTATCCGTTGCTACAGAATTACAGGCAGATTTCTATGCCGGAGTCTGGGCAAAGAGGACCAATGAGAGTAAGCATATCCTGGAACCTGGAGATATTGAGTCTGCCATAGACGCTGCAGAGGCTGTTGGAGATGATAACATTCAGAAAAGGGGTCAGGGATATGTTAATCAGGAAAGCTTCACTCACGGATCATCCGCACAGCGTAAAGAATGGTTTATGAAAGGTTACAACACCGGAGATATAAGACAGGGAGATACTTTCAATCAACTTTTGAAATAA
- a CDS encoding adenine phosphoribosyltransferase: MASAELIKKLEETIENIPDFPIPGIQFKDISPIFLDPKLYEDVIADLAAFSKGKVDAVCGIESRGYLFGIAIAVALEVPFILIRKAGKLPPPVISEKYDLEYGSAVIETREGQIKPGQRVLIHDDLLATGGTTEAAAKLVEKQGATVSQFSFLIGLKGLNGDEKLKKFGAEVYHILGY, from the coding sequence ATGGCTTCAGCAGAACTGATCAAAAAATTAGAAGAAACAATTGAAAACATCCCTGATTTTCCGATTCCGGGAATACAGTTTAAGGATATTTCACCCATCTTTTTAGATCCAAAACTTTACGAAGATGTGATTGCAGATCTTGCAGCCTTCAGTAAAGGAAAAGTAGATGCAGTCTGCGGAATTGAAAGCCGTGGTTATTTGTTTGGAATCGCTATTGCCGTAGCATTGGAAGTTCCGTTCATTTTAATCAGAAAAGCCGGAAAACTTCCACCTCCTGTCATTTCAGAAAAATATGATCTGGAATACGGAAGTGCGGTAATTGAAACTCGTGAGGGACAAATAAAACCGGGACAAAGAGTTTTGATTCATGACGATCTTTTGGCAACAGGCGGAACGACAGAGGCAGCGGCAAAGTTGGTTGAAAAACAAGGAGCAACCGTTTCCCAGTTCAGTTTCCTTATCGGCTTAAAAGGCTTGAATGGTGATGAAAAGCTGAAAAAATTTGGTGCAGAAGTGTATCATATTTTAGGATATTAA
- a CDS encoding alkaline phosphatase family protein has translation MFLKKIKPFLYLGVFYLIISLIIRTVFFFHPITTASFGVFEVIKVLLIGLVNDIFVFILASSILALYFLFLSNSKYKKPYGPIILGVLVLFFLYIWLVPNNIFKQYGGSIMEIALVFVGIKTLFFGLMLFLPTQRTKIRNILYFITLLLYVLLIIFNGVSEYFFYNEFGVRYNFIAVDYLIYTNEVIGNIMESYPVVPLFSGIMIVTLAITWFIYKKTKDELLELPDFKQKMVLLGSFMVLCALSALAIPSLMQIRSDNVFADEIEANGLPKFYWAFTHNELDYFQFYSQINQQQAEKNFLSQYPQQTLSRNIVAEQPEMKKNVVLISIESLSADFMEHYGNTQKITPFLDSLAEKSLMFTNLYATGNRTVRGLEALTLCIPPTAGESIIKRDDNKNKFTTGSVFKSKGYDVKFLYGGYSYFDNMQDFFGGNGYGIVDRNNFKPEEITFANVWGVADEDMAKKAIQVMNTEAKSGKPFFNHWMTVSNHRPFTYPDGRIDIPGTAKSREGGVKYTDYSLKLFFDMAKKQDWYKNTVFVIIADHCASSAGKTELPMDKYRIPAMIFSEGFVQPQKFDALMSQIDVMPTVLGLLNFSYQSKFLGQDVFKQEFQPKAYVATYQDLGFIKDGHLTIISPVKKVKQYSLELEKSDLAPAFKLYYDEKLLKNPEQKLVDDAVSAYQSTSYWLKTKQLNR, from the coding sequence ATGTTTTTAAAAAAAATAAAACCGTTCCTATATTTAGGAGTTTTCTATCTTATTATTTCATTGATAATAAGAACAGTATTCTTTTTTCACCCTATTACCACAGCTAGTTTTGGGGTTTTCGAGGTCATAAAAGTCCTGTTAATAGGTCTGGTAAATGATATTTTCGTTTTCATATTGGCCAGTTCTATTCTTGCGCTTTACTTCCTCTTTCTGTCCAATTCGAAATATAAAAAACCTTATGGTCCCATTATTTTGGGGGTATTGGTTCTATTCTTTCTTTATATCTGGCTTGTTCCGAACAACATTTTCAAGCAATATGGAGGTTCTATCATGGAGATAGCACTTGTTTTTGTAGGAATAAAGACCCTTTTCTTCGGATTGATGCTTTTCCTTCCTACTCAAAGAACTAAGATTCGTAACATCTTATATTTCATTACATTATTATTGTACGTTCTTCTGATTATTTTCAACGGGGTAAGTGAATACTTCTTTTATAATGAATTCGGGGTTCGTTATAACTTTATTGCAGTAGATTATCTTATCTATACGAATGAAGTCATTGGAAATATCATGGAAAGTTATCCTGTGGTTCCCTTGTTTTCAGGAATAATGATCGTTACGCTTGCCATCACATGGTTTATTTATAAGAAAACCAAAGATGAATTGCTGGAACTTCCTGATTTTAAACAAAAAATGGTCCTTCTGGGTAGTTTTATGGTACTTTGTGCTCTTAGTGCACTGGCAATACCATCTTTAATGCAAATCAGGTCAGACAATGTTTTTGCTGACGAAATTGAAGCCAACGGACTTCCTAAGTTCTACTGGGCCTTTACTCATAATGAGCTGGATTACTTCCAGTTTTACTCACAGATCAATCAACAGCAGGCTGAAAAGAATTTCCTGAGCCAGTATCCACAGCAGACATTATCAAGAAACATTGTTGCTGAGCAACCTGAAATGAAGAAAAATGTCGTATTGATTTCTATTGAAAGTCTTTCCGCAGATTTTATGGAACATTATGGTAATACGCAAAAAATCACTCCTTTCCTGGACAGCCTTGCAGAGAAATCATTGATGTTTACCAATCTTTATGCTACCGGAAACAGAACAGTACGCGGTCTTGAAGCCTTGACTCTATGTATTCCTCCTACAGCCGGAGAAAGTATCATCAAAAGAGATGACAATAAAAACAAATTTACAACCGGAAGTGTTTTCAAATCCAAAGGCTATGATGTTAAGTTTTTATATGGCGGATACAGCTATTTTGATAATATGCAGGACTTCTTTGGCGGAAATGGCTACGGTATTGTAGACCGGAATAACTTTAAACCTGAAGAAATTACTTTTGCCAATGTTTGGGGTGTTGCTGATGAAGATATGGCTAAAAAAGCGATTCAGGTGATGAATACTGAAGCTAAATCTGGGAAACCATTTTTCAATCACTGGATGACTGTTTCCAATCACAGACCTTTTACTTATCCTGACGGAAGAATAGATATTCCGGGAACAGCAAAATCCCGTGAAGGCGGTGTAAAATATACAGACTACTCTCTTAAACTGTTCTTTGATATGGCTAAGAAACAAGACTGGTATAAAAACACTGTTTTTGTCATCATTGCAGACCACTGTGCTTCGAGTGCCGGAAAAACAGAACTTCCTATGGATAAATACAGAATTCCTGCGATGATCTTCTCAGAAGGATTTGTTCAGCCTCAGAAATTTGATGCGCTAATGTCTCAGATAGACGTTATGCCTACCGTTCTAGGATTATTAAATTTTAGCTATCAGTCTAAGTTTTTAGGTCAGGATGTCTTCAAACAGGAGTTCCAGCCTAAAGCTTATGTTGCAACCTATCAGGATCTTGGATTTATAAAAGACGGACATTTAACCATTATCTCCCCGGTAAAAAAGGTAAAACAATATTCTTTGGAACTGGAAAAAAGTGATCTGGCTCCAGCTTTTAAGTTGTATTACGATGAAAAATTATTAAAAAATCCGGAGCAGAAACTGGTAGATGATGCTGTATCAGCCTATCAGTCTACCTCATACTGGTTAAAAACTAAACAACTAAACAGATAA
- a CDS encoding GLPGLI family protein codes for MKKLGIIALALFIQNVSAQTNRFVYQVTMKPDAENKTDVKTENAYLDISPEKSVFYSENRIKRDSIMQKAFQGGGGRGSINRDQMEGLRTNINYSVEKDKTNQKTYFKDRIGRDIYSYEEDRPLNWKIESETRKIGEYKVQKAETDFGGRKWTAWFTTDLPYQDGPYKFGGLPGLIVKVEDDKGEYSFDLMKNYKIAEFPTLNQFGNTLKVKRTDYVKQQQKFKTDPMSFMSQSGGQGGFSTTVRIGGGGRGSGGGGNQNPADMRKRMEERVKEEAKKNSNPIELQ; via the coding sequence ATGAAAAAATTAGGTATTATCGCATTGGCACTCTTCATACAGAATGTTTCTGCACAGACAAACAGGTTTGTGTATCAGGTGACTATGAAGCCTGATGCCGAAAATAAAACAGATGTCAAGACTGAAAATGCTTACCTGGATATTTCTCCCGAAAAATCTGTATTCTATTCTGAAAACAGGATTAAAAGAGATTCTATCATGCAAAAGGCATTTCAGGGTGGCGGTGGAAGAGGAAGTATTAACAGAGATCAGATGGAAGGTTTGAGAACTAATATCAATTATTCTGTAGAAAAAGATAAAACAAACCAAAAGACATATTTCAAAGACAGAATAGGGCGTGATATCTACTCGTATGAAGAGGACAGGCCTCTGAACTGGAAAATTGAATCGGAAACAAGAAAAATAGGAGAATATAAAGTTCAGAAGGCGGAAACTGATTTTGGAGGAAGAAAATGGACGGCTTGGTTTACTACAGATCTTCCTTATCAGGATGGTCCTTACAAGTTTGGCGGACTTCCGGGATTAATCGTAAAAGTGGAAGATGATAAAGGAGAGTATTCCTTTGATTTAATGAAAAACTATAAGATTGCTGAATTCCCTACTTTGAATCAGTTTGGAAATACATTAAAAGTGAAAAGAACAGATTATGTAAAACAGCAGCAAAAATTCAAAACAGATCCCATGTCATTCATGAGTCAAAGTGGAGGACAAGGTGGATTTTCGACTACTGTGAGAATAGGAGGGGGAGGAAGAGGCTCTGGCGGTGGTGGAAATCAAAATCCTGCCGATATGAGGAAAAGAATGGAAGAAAGAGTGAAAGAAGAAGCCAAGAAAAATTCTAACCCTATAGAATTGCAATAA